The following nucleotide sequence is from Corylus avellana chromosome ca7, CavTom2PMs-1.0.
GGATATAGAATCTCATTAATTTGTGGCCAAAATTGGAAGGGTTTTTCCATTGAGTAAATTAATCAACAGTCCCATTGAAAGCAAGTGTTTATTTGAATGTTCCAATTCCCGAAGGTTCATGAATCGTGATCGTGACTGCTAATGAAAAGGGTAGCGATAGAAGTCCTCCCTTCCAAGAGTGAATTAATTCCATATGACTCAAAGACTATAAAAAAAGGGTAAGAGCCAAGCCAATAGAGTACGCTTACTTACTGGACTCAATCTCTAGAATGGCAGCAACTAAGGTAAGCTTGAGGCTTTTGATAGAGAAAAAGAGCCAACGGGTGCTTTTCGCTGAAGTagataaaaaatttgttgatttcctcttttgcatttttattcTGCCGGTCGGAACTGTCACAAAGCTCTTACAGAAGCAAAACATGGCAGGCTGCTTGCATATCCTGTACAAGAGCATAGAGAATCTGCGTGATATTTACCTTCAACCAgaccaaaacaaaaactttctACTAAATCCAAAAGTAGCCAATATTTCTGGTGCTCAAGTCCCTCTCCTCTTGCCAAGATTTGAGCAGTACTCTTATCCTCCCAAGAAATTTTATAGGTGTACCGAAAGCTACAACTACAACTGCAACTACAACTTTAAGCACGTGGCTAATGACCAGAGAGCAATTTGTCCTTCGTGCAGGAAATCAATGACCTCAGAGGTAAGTTGCGTAGACCCACCAAGCGATAATATCATGGCATCCTCATCTAGTGAGGGAGGTTACGTGAAAGGGGTGATTACTTACATGGTGATGGATGATCTTGAGGTGAAGCCAATGTCCATCATCGCTGCTATCACTTTACTTACCAAATTTAATGTCACTGACATAGGGGCTGTTGAGGAGAAGGTGGTCGATTTCGGCATGGATGAGGTATATATAGCAGTCATCCCTTTCTTTCTCTGCATTAAttaactactatatatatatatatatatatatatatcaaattctTCATTTAGTTCCTATTTGGTGttagttcttttttcttttgctaatgGTAGTTCTAGTTTTACAAGTCTGGATCGGAGGACATATTGCTGCGTCACTGTTATTATGAGTGATGACTATTTTGTTCTTTAATCTGGTCGGTTGCCAGGGTGTGAGATTGCTCGGAGCATCTTTTCAATCGAAGACTGTTCTTACTGATATCTTCTTAGAGAAGGATCGGAACCATACTGTCAACGAAGAGTCTGAAATTCAAGATGTTGAATGAAGGCATGCCTTTTCGCTCTGATTGATCCAAAAAAGTATCAGTGAGATTGGTGTTGCAGTCGCAACcatgtttctatatatattctgTTTCTTGATCTTCCTGTACGTtgtattttaatcaaatatggTGTGGTAATatgctttttatttgttttcttcaataaagAACTTTTGATACGATTCTATGCATACAACATTTCATATGAACTACCGAAAATGaggaaaaatgatcattttcattttaaatctcctcaatttcttttattttagtacattttgaagggtagtatTATCCAAAAATTGTAATGATGGTAATGcactaaatgcactaaatgaagaaaatgaatgaaatttgaaatggagaagatcattttcccaaaaaataaaaataaaaataaaaataaagatgtcTTAAAGTAATTTCAAATCGGCTTGGAACATGCTCTAGTGGTTGCTGAAAGATGTAAAATTGAACAGCTGAATTCATATTATGCTTTGACGATATTAATGACCTCATTTATTATGGAGGGATCTTAGGAAGAATCAAGATCCctacaatttcaaagaaattataaattctcaaattacaaaatttatgcCATCTTTTTACATCGAAACACTTTGAAAAGTACTACCTATTAAAAAGGTGGCATGTTACATGCGAGAGTTGAGTCtatttttatcatattcttgctctctatatatattgtaaaaagCATTGagcaaaaaattgttttttgattttctaaaGAAGTGTAGCTGTGAAAGTAAGGAAAATTTGTTCTGACTACCCCGATAACATGCCACAATTTTAATATGTTGCATATTCCAAGTGTTTCGATGTAAAGAAACGTCTTAAATTCTATAATTTAAGCATATATGATTTCTATAATTTAAGCacatataatttctttaaaattgtaagggATCTTAATCCTCCAATAAGAGTTTTCAACTTTAGACATTAATAAATTCATTACAAAAGAGTAAATCGATCACACGGAAAACCCTCTGTTGATTAATTGTCGCTCCACACAAAGGGAGTCCTCAATCCAGTGTAGAATTTCACAATAAAATAAAGTGTTTGAAgtagagaaagagaaacataaattatgtGTTTCGGCCGAGTTGGCTTATGATCtttatttacaaattaaagCCTTTAGAGGatacattttttattgattcatttgattgtatttataaagctttacaaataattttaataattttaaaatataaataaattattttaatttaaaatgattaaatcatcatctattacaaaatattttattcttgtCGATCGATCAGGTCACTAGGCGGATCTGATAAGTCCAAAAAACCTGTTCAACACTTGTATATAAAGTCAATTACACttgagtaatatatatatatatatatatatatatatatatatatatatatatgctattcTTTAATTAACTCATTTATCAATGAGGAATGATAAATGCTCTAGTAGTGAATTGGGCATAAAAAGAAGAATTATTCGTTACACTTTGGTACGTATgttaatgttatatatcctcCAAATTAGCTTTTctacatacttttttttttttttttggtcttgtCTTCTTAACCTGTTCAACTTACctttaataaataaaggaaaaaagaataaattgttattaaaGCCATGTCTACCGATCGACAACCAGGCTAATTAGCTGATTAATTAGTTATGGGTGCAAATTCTCTTTTGGTTTCTTAGCAACCAAGTTATGTATCAGAGCAGGCTTTTTTAAATCTTATTTATCATCTACAAGAGTACTACAATATTTAGAGAATATTGGAAATATGATATATGCCCAAAATTTGCATTAATCTGTTTTCAGCCTTGATGTTGATGTGGTTTTGTCTATTTAATTATATCATCAAGCTCGGGCGAAAGATGATAAAATAgctcaattaattttttttactaaaagcgagtatttttgttaatgtattttga
It contains:
- the LOC132188701 gene encoding uncharacterized protein LOC132188701 translates to MAGCLHILYKSIENLRDIYLQPDQNKNFLLNPKVANISGAQVPLLLPRFEQYSYPPKKFYRCTESYNYNCNYNFKHVANDQRAICPSCRKSMTSEVSCVDPPSDNIMASSSSEGGYVKGVITYMVMDDLEVKPMSIIAAITLLTKFNVTDIGAVEEKVVDFGMDEGVRLLGASFQSKTVLTDIFLEKDRNHTVNEESEIQDVE